CATCTGGGAAGGAAAGGCCGGATCAGTTGCTTCAGAAATCACGGAAACAGACGTGGCAAGCTGGGGAGGGCATCATGGGGGCAGCGGGGGGAGGCCAGGAGCTCCCACAGGCCTGGAGGCCACTGGCGTTTCCGTGTACACTGCGGGCTCCGTGGTGCAGTCCACACCGCTCACCTGCGTTCAGGTGGGTGGAGGCCTGGAGGGTTTCTGGCTGACACGGGAATTAGCATAGAGCCCTCCAGCCCTCTGCGGGCAGGAAGGTCACCAGGGCTCCAGCCCCGCATCACAGCCTCTTGCCATTTTTAAGgagggtcagttcagtcactcagtcgtgtccgactctttgccaccccatgaatcgcagcacaccaggcctccctgtccatcaccaactcgcggagttcactcagactcaggagGGCGTGATTCCTGCCCTGGCCACACGGGGCCGTCCTTGGACCAGCCTGGGGGCCTCAGGGGTAGTGAGGGCGTGGCCTCCTCAGCACCTCTACGGCCGCGTTTCGCGGAGGAGACTGGGGAGGCCCAGGGGCAGGCTGCCTCTGCCCACCCTGGGCAGGGGGCGTCCCTGTGGGTCTGCAGGCTGTCATTCACACCTCTGCACCTCCAAGGGTCTccccttaaaaatgtttttaaaatcatgaaataacAAGTGCAAAAAGATCTGCCAGATGTCTTGCCAGGCCCCGGGTGTCCACCCACACCCATGGAGGCGGACACCTAACAGGCCCTGGTGTCTGTccgggttggggtgggggggggagccTGACTTTAACATCATTAATCCCCAGGGGCTGTCTCTGCACCCACCGTTCAAGGGGAAAGCTGGGGTGAGCTCACAGTGAGTTCACCAGGCCTCTAACAGCAGACAGCTGCCCCTGGCCAGCAGCAGTGAGCAGATGGCACGGGCAGCTCGGGTCAGCGGGTGGCCACAGAGCAGCCTCGCCTCATGTTCTTCCAGGGACAGCCTGCCTCTGCGtctccccagggcccaggcctGGCCAGCTCTGCCCATAACCCACTGCCCAGCACACAGCCACCTGGCCACCAGCCAGGCTGAATCAGTGTGCCCTGGCCCGACCCCCACCCTGGCTGCTCCTCTGCGTTCCTGTCCCTGCGGGTGGCACGGAAACTTCagctggcggggtggggggcacggTCCTCCACAGGCCCCCCGGCCTTGTGCCCTGTTAAGCCCGCTCCTGCCCCCGGCTCCGAGACACTTCGAGCTCTGGGCTGCGGAGCCCATCCCCCTCTGCGGCTCCTGGAGCAGTGGGGGCTGCTTGCAGCCTGGATCCCACAGCGGGCAGCCCGGACCTGCCCCCAGACACATCCTGAGGCTCCTCTCCAGGGGCGAGGTTGTGCCCAGGAGAAATCTGAGAGATGGCCCCTCCTGGGCGACCCCCCCAACCAGCCTCCACGGCCCCTCCTGGGGAAGCAGACCCTCCGCCTCAAACCCCGGGTCCCTCCAAGCCTGGGGGCCGGATCCGTGCTGTGGGGTCAGGGCTGCACGTCTGACTCAGGGAGGACGTGGGCTGACTCAGAGCAGCTCTGAAACCGACGGAGGTTTCTGCTCTGACGCCGCTTCCTGAAACCCTGCAGGGGCCCGGGGCGTTTGAGTGCATACCGGCAGAGGGGGCAGTGAGTCAGTtgttgggggcggggtgggcgggGAGTACCCTGGAGGCTGGAGCAGGAAGGCGCAAGTGCCAGGACACAGGACAGACAGGACacagccccctgcccccaacctcgGCATCTCAGGActccctggcccccaccctgACGGCCCCACCCAGGGCCAGGGCCCCACATACACTGGGGGGAGCCCGTCCTGCGGGTCCTGGCTCTGCTCTGACCCCCAAAACCTCCAGAGCAAGGAGGGGTGACTGGCCATGTCGGGTGACCACCGTGAAGTCCCCACAGGCACCCTTCAGGGAGCACAACCTTCCGCGAGCTGTTTCCGCGGGGCCCCCAGGACAGCAGGTTGGCTGACAAGAGacgctgcccccaccccaccgccctcAGCACACAACTGCCCGCAGATGCTCCATGTTCACAGTGACGCCAGGACGCTCAGGGGCTCCAGGGAACCAGACCCATCTTCATGTCCAAACTGGTCTTCTTGggggggaggaggcggggggcAGCAGGGGAACCTCAGGCCGCATCGGCTGGGCACCCGGGATGTGCAGTCAGGAGGGGCCAGGCCTCTGCTTGTGGACACGCTGGCTCGGGCCCTCCTCGGTGCTCCACGTCTGATGGACAGTGCGTGGCCACACCCAGAAACACCCAGTCTAGGGGATTTCCAAGTGGGCTTGAGGTTGGAGTCTGGTGGACAGGGGAGGGGGCCCTTCTGGCCCCGGGGTACCCCCTCCCTGGGGCTGGTCCCCATTGCGTGAGCGCGCCGATCCGCTGGTCCTTTAGTTTCACCAGGTGCTCCAGCCTGGCCACCTTCATCTGCAGAACCTGCAAGAACACACACCCGAGGGACGCCTGTCCACACTCCTGTGGCACGCAGCTTCAGCCCCAGGCTGAGTGTCCAGCCAGCCCCCATGCAAGGCCACACTGTCAGCGATCAGACCAAAGGCCCTCAAGCAGGCCACTCTGGGCAGAAACGTGGGTCCCTGAAATGAGCCTGAGACCCCAGGTGATAGAGGACAggccaggagagggaggggctgcCTGAGACCCAAGGAGCCTCCTGGCCGGTTCCCTTTGCAGCCCTGCCCAGCAGCTCAGCCAGGCCGGGCAGGTCCTCAGAGCAAGCCTGCCGAGGGGACAGCCTCACGTGCAGGGGTCACTCCTGAAGAGAAACGGCTGAGAACACGTCCCCGTGCAGACAGACAATCAAGGACCGCCCACCCAGCGCTCCTGCTCAGCTGTCCTGCCACTGCCCCCCAGCCTCTCCCAAGCAACGCCAGGGCGCAAACTCCCCTCCTGGAAGGAGAGCACCCGCCACGCCCCAGCAGTAAGAGTGAACAGATCTGGAAGTTCGTCTGCCCCCGAACGCGTGTCCAGAGGACAGAGGGCTCCCGCTGGCTGAGGCAGGGGCTGGCGTCTCAGAAGACCGACCCTCCGAGGGCCCCGAGCGCCAGCACACCACGGCTGGCCGCTCACCCCTCGGCGATGAGCGTGAAGGGCAGGGGCGTCCTGAGGCTCGGCGCTGCCTTGTTTCAGCTGATGCTGCAGGCTTGGACCCCGGcaccaccgccccccccacccccgtcagCCCTGGGATGCTGCCCCtctgcgccccccacccccacatctgtTTTATCTGACGTCAGTGACAGTCACGGGAGCGTGACTGTGTCACCCAGACAGCAAGTGAGCTGTCTTGCCCTCTGGGTTTCAAAAATCAAATGCAGTTGGTCCTTGATcagtctggtgtgtgtgtggggggggggggggggcacaagCCCCTCCCCGTCGGGTCTGTAGTGCAGACCGCAGCGCCTTGGTGCCCATCTAGTGAACACCACCGTGCGGTTCAAACCGTGCTGTTCTGTGGCCCACGGTGGCCATGCCTCAGTGTCAGCATAGGGCCCAGACCGGGCAGGGCATGAGGGCGGCAAGGGGCCTTGCTGAGACAGGGCTTCCTCCCTGCCATCCAGCAGATGCAAACCACAGGATGACGCCACCTTCCTGCTTCCTCAAAAAAACTGCGTCAAGATTCGCAGAGCCAGCAGGAACTGCTCTGTCATCACCGTTTCTACAGCTCCTCCAACACCGAGGCTGTGTGCCCTGCACGCCCCACCCCACTGTCTCAGGTCCAAAAATGCAGCCTGGACGCCCAACCAGAGCACGTAGGCGTTGCTGAATGGCAGTGACGGACCCGAGCACCTCCTGAACCTGGGAGTGCTGGAGACCCAGAGCGAGAGGGGGAACAGGCTCGCCCAGAACAAGGCGAGCGCCCCAGAGCCAGGCTTGCGTCTCAGGGAGCTGCCTTCTGCTCCCTGACTGGGCCCCAGGGCCCTCGAGCCTGCCGTCCAGTATGTCTGGGTGGCAAGGCCTGTGAGTCTGCAGCCCCTGACTCGTGGTCTCTGGCGTCTGATGACAGGCAAGGCTGGTTGATCAGTCTCCGAGGGGTGGAGGCCCACTGTACGTTCCCCTCTGCTTCTGGGTATCTCTGGGATACACTCGCGGGCTCCCCCGGTCAGGGGCCCCGCCTGGCTGCCCCCGCTTCGCCGCATGCTGGGCCAAGCTACTTGGAGGGTGCCCAGGCCTGCACCTTGACGGTCTCCCGCAGGACCGCCTGCACCcactccttctcctccagcagcCGCTGCAGCAGCCCAGGGTCCAGGTGCTGCCAGGGCTCCCCGGCTGGAAAACAGAAAGGCAGGCACGGGCCTTTAGCGGGCAGGCGGGCGGGCCAGTGAGGGCGGTGCAGAGGGTTCAACCCGGAGCCCACCCTCTGCATGCCCAGTGGCCCATCTTCTCTGGAGCCCTCTGACTCCAATGGGTCTCTGCCCCAGAGTGCACTGAGGGGCTCAGCAGGCCTTCAAGACCACCGGACACGTCAGCTCTGGCCTCCGCTCGGGTAGGGGCTGAGCATTGTGGCCATGTCGGGCCTGAGCCGGTCCGCAGGTGCAGCCCGCCACACCTCTGAACGGCTTCCTCGTTCAGAGAAGTGACCCCTGAACCTGGACGACGGCCACATGACGCCTGTGGGCAGGGGCCCCTTGCGGGGGTGACAGAAGCGGGGCTCCGAGCGGGGTGCACCCCTCCCGCTGGGTGCCACCCCAGTGGGGGGCAGGGTGGTCTGCTGGGCGCAGGCCCCCGcacggggcgggggtgggggggcggtctGGACACCCCCAGCCTGTGCAGGGGGGcgagccccacccaccagcatcACCACTGGAGCATCCTGCTTCCTGCACGGGGCTCCAGCGTTGTGCCGTGAGACCCCCGGGAGGGCCTGACTCCATCCTTGTCCGCAGGCCTGCCGCGTCTCCCTGTCACAGATGGGCAGGGGGAcgggctccctggaggagggggcacgGTCTGGACCCGAGTGCTTCTGAAAAGGGATGCAGGCTGGTTGGGCACGGGGACGCGGGGCTTCGCCCCCACTTACTTCCTGGTTTTACTCTCATTGGCAGCCAACGAGCCCGTGTCCCAACACAGCAGAGGCCATGGCCACGTGATGGTACCCACGTGTCCAGCCATGCCGGGCAGGTCCTCGCCGGCCTCCACACAGGATGGGCTCGATGGCCCCAGGGGTGTTGACGATCACCTTTCAGATCTCTTCCTCTGAGATGCTGAGACCCAGCTTGTGGAAGACTTTCCTGCAGAGGCAGCAGGTGCAGCCGTGAGACCAGAGGCCAGGCGGGGATGCCCACCTCGTGCGGAGCGGCTGGACTGGGGTGCCTTCCGGCCCCCGCACCCACAGAGGCCTGGGACCATCTCCTTCCCGGTCGCCACCCGGGGCTCACGGGGCACAGAGTGCTGTGCCTTCAGGCCAGCTGAGTCCTAGGCTCGCCGCCACCTCCCTAGGTAGCACTCATCCTCCTGAGGCGCCTCGGCTCTGTGCAGGTGTCCTGCGTGCTCACCTCCCAAGTGCTCAGAGCCTGACTTCTCACAGGTCTGCCTGCAGCTGCCACCTCTCCaggctttgggggtgggggcagccgcCCACCCCACTTCCAACTCTCCCAGTCTCTCTCCCCTCCGAGTAAGTCCCACCAGAACCTGCCAGGCCTCAAGCCAGCTAAGGCACTGTCCCCTTGGGCAGTGTCCTCGGCCCTTGGTGGCTCTGCATGCCCTCCCCACTGCAGCCTCGCAAAGACCCAGGTGGCCCCCCTCAGGCTGCTCTCTGTCACTTCCTGTGGTcctgcctcagtgtcctcacgTGACTTGTCACAACTGACGCTGGCCGCATCCCCTCACTTGTCCGTCTTCCCTCTCGACTCGCTGGGCCCTGTTACTGCCGTGTCTGCTGGGCCTGAGCACAGTCTGTCACCCAGAATTTTTGGCAGGTGAGTGCACGAGAGGCGAGGTGAGCGGGCAGGATAATGCCCTGCAGAGTGTGTCTCATGGTGACTGTTGCTGGCCTCTTGGTGGGGAGCCCCCAGGAGCCTCAAGTGGAACTGGACAGAGtataagggaagcccatggcagGGACACAGCCTGAGAACCTGTCTCCAGGGTGGGGGCCGCCCATGCAGGCCAGCCTTGGGGAGCGAGTAGTGGGCCCAGTAGGGAAGGCGGGGCGGAAAGCCCCGCTCGGAGCCCTGCCTGTTGAGAACGTTCCAGTTGCTGCGCTTCTGGCCGGTGTTGCAGGTGGGGACGTAGTTGTGCAGGTCCACGAGCCGGGGGCGAAAGAGCTTCACGACCTCCGCCAGCATCActggggcggggcgggcaggGGTGTGGGGTGAGCCGAGGGGCCCCGAATATTTGCATATTCGTCCCCCAGGGCCTCCACACGGAGGAGGATAGAGAGGGGTCCCGGGGAGCCCCCGCAGGGTGTGGGCGCCCCGGCGGGAGGACCGTGAGGGCTAGCGGGCTCCGAGGAGCTGCTAGGGGACCCCCGGGGCAGGCGGGGGCGGGGCGTGAGGAACTCCTGCCCCCCCCCTTTCCGCCCCACTCCTCCTCCCAGGGCCATCGAGGCAGCGGCCCTCCCGTCCCTCCCCAGGAGCCTTGACGCCCTGGCTTCGCAGGGAGCCCAGGTGCGGGGACCTTGCCCGGGCCGCGGCCTTTGCCTGGCCGTCCCGCCAACCAGGCCCCGGGGCTCCCGCTGGCCGAGGAGGACGAGCGCTGGGCTCTCGGTCTGGACGCCCGGGCAGGCCCCCGGCCCCTCACCGCCGTCGCTAAAGTCCCGGGCCAGGTGGCGCTTGCGGCGGCTGAGCGGCAGCGCGTCCAGCCAGGCGTAGAGACCGTGGAGGGCGCcgggcggcagcggcggcggggCCGGGCGGCGCGGCCGGGCAGCGTCCAGCACGGCGGCGGCCGGCGCGGCGCGGCCAGCTGTTAGGCCGTTGCCGGGCGACGGCGCCGGAAGCGCCCGTGGGACCGGAATTCCGGGAGGGGCCGGAAGGGCCGGGACCGGAAGGGCGGGGCGCGCAGGTGAGGGCGCGGGCCCGCTGGGTGCCCGCCGGAGGCTCGGGATGGGGGCGGAAAGCCAGACCCGACGCGCTGAGGCTGGGGGTCCCCGAGACGGTGAAGGGCCGGCGGGCCCGGCGCGCTGCCGTCCAGGCATCGACAGTAGACTTCTGTTTTAACAAGCGTTGAACTCTTCCGTCTTATAAATTAAATTCCACATTGTTTCGCATGTAACACTTTACGCTGATCTAGTAAAAACTTCCCGTCATTTAAAACTTGATCAATAATTTAATCGTAAAATAGaaactttttattaaacttttgagCCCTGCTGAAGGTGCACCTGAGGTTTTCAGGGACCCAGATAAGATACCAGTGGCCGTCTGAAAACACACGTGGTTGAGGAGGGGCTGGCCTCCCCCAACCTCCTTCCCCAGGTCAGGACAGCAGACGATGGCCCAGCTGGGAGTCCTGGGCCCAGCCAGGGAGTCCCGGGTCCAGAGGCCCTAGGCTGTGACCTTGAGACACCGAAGAGTGATCTTGGCCCTTAGAAGCTGGCTCTTCCCTTAGGGACAGTTCAGAGAGGACTCAGGCCCTGAGGGGGTGGAGGGCCTGGGGCCAGGCGgctgcatctgctgctgctgctgctggcgaGGTCACAAGACCACAGGCAACATCCAGACAGGTGCACAGATGCCCCTGAGAGTGCTTTGAGCTTGGGCCCCATCACCTCCTCTGGACAGGGGATTTCAGAGCAACCTTCGGGTCGGCAgctcccttggggaaggaaaaaaaccgATAGTAAAGACCATCTACTACAAAGAGCACAACTGAATCTAACTTCGTTTTACTTTTCTTGAAATTTGGATCCTCATTTCATCCAGAAACATGACTGCTCAGAGTGGCAACAGCCCTGGATATTAACAGCTGATGCTTTATCAAGAAGTCTATTCTCTATCCAGAAGCAGTAGACTTCCGTACTTACACCAGCGCAGAAAAAGACGTTAGCAGCTGGAAGAAGCAGTAAGCACTGAGAAGTCCTCTGACAGAGTACAGAGCAGAGGTTACGGCCTCTCGTGGGGAAGCGAGCGAGCTCTGCCCCACCCAGTGGGCACTGATCTGGCAGTGAGGGCCTCACCTGAGTGGGTCCAGGCTGGGCCCCTCTCGCTCCAGGCTTGACGGGTGGCATCGGGGGAGCACAGGTCGGCTTGATGACCTGGGAGGATGGAGACACAGCTGATGGCTGGCAGTGCCCAGGCGCTGTCTGCCCAGCACTTCTAGGAAGTTCCCTGGGTGCTGTGCTCGGCCCTGGACTGGCCTGCAGGCTTCTCTGAGCTGAGCTCTCTCTACAGAAAATTGCCTTCAACACGGTCCCTGCCCTGGCTGGTACCGCCTTTGAATGAAACCCAAGCATGGCAGGGCCCCCATTCCTGGGCCTGTCGGGTCATCTCAccaccctgcccccttccctcaaCTCCCCgcctcaccccaccccaacaCTACCCAGGAAAAGCTCTTAAAATTGCCAAAATATGGGTCTTTGGAAGGTCTAAAACCAAGGATTCGCCGCTAAAATGTGTGTTTGTTTGCATTTCAGCTTTCCAGGGGCAACCTTgtctggggtggggaaggaaggtcTGTAGCAGGAGCCCTGCTCAGCCCAGGCCAGGGTGGGGTGTGGCCCAGCACCCGAAGGGCCCtgctgaggggctgggggctgagggatGGGGGCGGCCTGCACTTTCTTCTCCAGCACAGTTCCCTGGCTGCCTCCACTTCTTGGGCCAGAAATCTGTTTGTCCAACTCCCCTGTCCCTGTTTGGCCTGTCAAAACCCCtcctaaaactttatttaaagacTTTTTCTTGTAACTTTACTGTAACTTTAAAATTAACTCaacatgaaaagttaaaaagaaaagagaaatagggaATCTTCATTGAATAAACACTGCAGTAACGGTTGTCCCGGGGGGATCCACCAACAGAGGCCCCGTGGGTTAGCCTGAGGAGGGCTGGTGTCTCTCCAAACACCTCCAAGCTTTAACCACAAAGGGAAGAGGGCTCTAAGTGATCTCGAGTCCCCACAGACACCACTGCAACCGGTGATGAGTTCACACCACTGGGGACGGACAGGCTGACACGGGCCCACAGGACGCCTGGTGGTGAAGCCCCGCCCCAGGAGGGCAGAGAAAGCCCGGTTTCCGGGCCTCACCATCTGTCAGAGCGGGGAAGCCCCCGCCCGCGGGGAGGTGAAGAGTGGCCCACAGGACGCCGGTGGCGAAGCCCCGCCCCAGGAGGGCAGAGAAAGCCTGGTCTCCGGGCCCCACCGTCTGTCAGAGCCGGGGAGCCCCCGCCCGCGGGGAGGTGAGAGTGTGTCCAGGGGTGTGTAGGAGCCTCAGCAGTGCTCCCAGCAATGGAGGCGACCCACCAGAGCCAGACCTCACATTGGGTAGAAGGGCCTCCCACACGCGTCCCAAGGCGGGGGGCCTGCTGGGGCACCAGTGACTCAGGTTTGGGAGAGACCTTTCCCAAACCGTGGAAGCCTCGAAAGAAGGGAGGTGGAACCCATAGCGCCCCTGAGCTCCTCCCCCACGGCCCTCTCACCTGCTTTGGCTTCAGCACCGGAAGGGGTTTGGCAGGAGGAGTGGGTCTGAGCTGCTGGGAATGGGGAGGACTGGTCAGAacccccaggcctcctgggtgCTGTTTATGTCCTTGCTGGGCTGCCAGACTGGGCGCCTGGCCCACCAAGTGCAGCCACAGACCCTCCTCCCCAGGGGTCCGTGCTGTGCCCCCTCCCTGCTCACCTGGCCCAGGGCCTGCGGGGGGTACACAGGAAGCGGGGACGGCGGGCTGGCCTTGGTGGCTGGAGGCTGAAGGGAGCCTGGAGGCTGAAGGGAGCAGAcgtgagcctgggtctcccaggGCAACCATCCCCAGAGGGGCCTGGCTCAGAGCTGCCCCCCACCCACTGAGGACCCAAGGTTCtggccccttccccagccctggggtcACACGGAGGTCTGGCAGCAGCACCCGCCTCTGGGCCTCCAGACCATCCTGGGATGGACGCTGTAGAGACTGAGCCTCAGGCTCGATTCCGCTCCCCGCTGAGGCGGATCCTCAGACCCCTCGTCCTAGAGCCTTGGTTTCGCCTCTAAATGGGGGTCACGAGGGCCACTCTGAGCCTCGTGAACCTGAGATCTGGGGGTGGCCTGGAGTCTGTCGGGATGGCTGGCGCTTACAGCAGGGGGTGGGCGCTTAGGGGTCACCGAGGAAGCTGTGGGCTTGGGGGGCTGGGAGTAAGGGGTCGGCTCTGGGGAGCCCCCGGGGGGAGCCTGAGCCCCGCCTTTTGCAGGCTTGCTGAGCCCTTCGTGGAACAGAGGGTTGGAGAGCCCCATGGCCGTCTTGGGTGCCACATTCCTAGGAGAAATAAGATTGGTCAGTGTGTCCTGGCCTCAGGATTCAGCCCAGGGAATTGAGGCTCCTGTGCGTGGGGACCCTGGCCTGGCCCCAGACCCCTCAGCTGCAGCTGCCCCGCAGGGTGTGCAGGCCACAGCTGCGCAGGGAGAGCTCTGGGGTCAGGCCAGGCCCGGGGCAGGGAGGCTTGGAGGCCATTGGCAGGCGTTTCCTGCCGCAGCCAGGGGTGAGGTCCCCACACGGCGGGCTCAGAGGGCAGTGTCAGCCCCGGGCGGTGGGCTGGTGTGGCCTTCTCTGAGCTTCCTCGTCACCAACCTGTCCCCACAGCCCCACCTGCTCCTGCAGCAGAAGGCAGGGGCCCAGGGCAGGGCCGCCACCATGGGGTCCCCTCTCCCCCCAACAGCACCAGCAGGCGACTGGCCCTGCACACGGTGACGTCCTGTGAGCCCAGAGCACAGCTCCCCCACCTCCTTCGGACCGGGCTCCGGGCCTTGCGGTAGATGAGCACGCCCGCCGGGATCAGCGCCAGCACCACCAGGGCACCCACGCCCACCAGCACACGCGTTCGGAGGCTCCCAGGGGCTGCGGGGGCACAGAAGGCCAGGCGTTACCAGGGCCGGACTTGGCTCAAGGCACAGGGACCGGGAGAGCCCGCCAGCAACTCAGCCCTGGCCAGGCCAGCCCGGAGCTGAGGAGGGACAAGAAGGGGACTACCTCCTTGGCGAAGCCAACAGCCAGAACGCTGGCCACACTACCCAGAGCCCAGGCCCTGAGGCTCCGAGACCTGGTGCGTGACACCGGTGCTCCGGGCTCCGGGAGACCAGGCGGGGCTTGGCGGGCGGCCCTCAGTCAGGGACTTAGTGGGTGGCCCTTGGGTGGGGGCTTGGTGGCGGGCGGCCCTCGGTCGGGGGCTTGGCGGGCGGCCCTCGGTCGGGGGCTTGGCGGGCGGCCCTCAGGTGGGGGTTGGTGGCGGGCGGCCCTCAGTCAGGGACTTAGTGGGTGGCCCTCGGGTGGGGCTTGGTGGCGGGCGGCCCTCGGTCGGGGGCTTGGCGGGCGGCCCTCTGGTGGGGCTTGGTGGCGGGCGGCCCCGGCCCTAGTGATGCGGGAGTGGCCGGGCCCTGGGGGCCACAGCGCTGTGCGCACCCTTGTGTTCAGCGGGGGACAGTGTGGGGCTGGGAGGCCAGTGTCCCGGGCCCAGGACGGGTTGAGGACCCAGCAGGGAGCGGCCCGTGCCACCTGCAGCCCTGCTTCTGGGCCAGGCCTCCCTTCTCAGGGTGGGCCGCCCTGGACCCGTGCGGTCAGGCTGCAAGGCCACACCTTCCACAGGCCCCTCACAGTTCAGGGGCACAGGGCCTCCTCTCAGCCCTGTCCAGGTGGTTTGAGGAAAGGCAGGACCCCCGACCAGACCCCGTCAGGCTTGGGGGCGTGTGAGGAGGCGCAGGCCCGCCCAGCCTACCTGCGCGCGTGTTGGCCAGCGGCTCTGCACAGTGCGGCGGGGCCCAGCCCGGGCGGCAGTGGCATTGGCCCTTGTGGTTGCACTCCTGGGGGACAGCCGGGCGTCAGGGCCTCGGGACCCCCAACAGAGGATGGGCGGGGCGTCTAGGACCACCGCCACCAAGGTTTCATCACAGGTGCCGACGCCGCAGCCCTCCCAGACACTGCAGGGCCTGCTGAGCGAAGCAGGCATCGCCGCGGGGAGCAGGGCAGCGTGGCGGTGACCTTTCCTCCCCAGGAGGGGATGCAAGAGGGCACAGCCCCGGGGCCCTGGCCTTCCCAGTGTCAGAGCTCAGAACCAGATGCTTCACACCTGACTATCCTGCCCACGTGTCCACCGGCTCTGACACCTGGGAGGTCCCCGACAGTCCCCGCCTCGGGAGGTCCCAGCAGCTCCCAACATCCCCAGG
This genomic interval from Bubalus bubalis isolate 160015118507 breed Murrah chromosome 23, NDDB_SH_1, whole genome shotgun sequence contains the following:
- the LOC102395160 gene encoding translation initiation factor IF-2; this translates as MPGRQRAGPAGPSPSRGPPASARRVWLSAPIPSLRRAPSGPAPSPARPALPVPALPAPPGIPVPRALPAPSPGNGLTAGRAAPAAAVLDAARPRRPAPPPLPPGALHGLYAWLDALPLSRRKRHLARDFSDGGEGPGACPGVQTESPALVLLGQREPRGLVGGTARQRPRPGQVMLAEVVKLFRPRLVDLHNYVPTCNTGQKRSNWNVLNRKVFHKLGLSISEEEI